The Athene noctua chromosome 11, bAthNoc1.hap1.1, whole genome shotgun sequence genome has a segment encoding these proteins:
- the LOC141964764 gene encoding uncharacterized protein LOC141964764 — MSERSAGVSIPFPEPVSRPQLWSSTLVAQTTGEVLCDVAEGKVDTITWKKDGQPLHPDRDFHLSDSLSILYLRPAKKSDCGFYSCNASNGISWQETSLNVTVAGLSPPLQDVLRIAVVAVVFAAVSGCGLIIPVCQSEKLRIRGELWRWLSAYTCGLVCIASILAATAGILWMREEGPSIAIILPEIALTYVIVVTFLVSATVTFWPTKLLQLKSKTAQHTMGYAAPGGVVSVVLTISFLIKNIHLRHEEGCTEFVDVTTLTVSTAAVSALPLLAIFLCYHTTQGWLKEHDSSWADKERSTEMAQPSSKDAVSTC, encoded by the exons ATGTCTGAGAGAAGTGCTGGTGTTTCTATCCCTTTTCCAGAGCCTGTGTCTCGCCCTCAGCTCTGGAGCAGCACTCTTGTGGCTCAGACCACTGGTGAGGTGCTCTGTGACGTGGCAGAGGGCAAGGTGGACACCATCACCTGGAAGAAAGATGGGCAGCCTCTTCACCCAGACAGAGATTTCCACCTCTCTGACAGCCTCAGCATTTTGTACCTGAGGCCGGCGAAGAAATCAGACTGTGGCTTCTACTCCTGCAATGCCAGCAATGGGATAAGCTGGCAGGAAACCTCCCTGAATGTCACTGTAGCAG gtctCTCCCCTCCTTTGCAGGATGTGCTGAGGATTGCGGTGGTTGCTGTGGTCTTTGCTGCTGTCTCAGGATGCGGATTAATTATTCCCGTCTGCCAGTCTGAAAAGCTAAGAATAA GGGGAGAGCTGTGGAGATGGCTCAGTGCCTACACCTGCGGGCTGGTGTGCATCGCCTCCATCCTGGCTGCCACTGCTGGGATCCTCTGGATGCGAGAGGAAG GCCCTTCTATTGCAATCATATTGCCAGAGATCGCCCTTACCTATGTGATCGTGGTAACCTTCCTGGTCTCCGCCACCGTGACCTTCTGGCCTACAAAGCTCCTccaactgaaaagcaaaacag CACAGCACACAATGGGCTACGCTGCTCCCGGAGGAGTGGTTTCAGTGGTGCTGACGATCAGCTTCCTCATAAAGAACATTCACCTTCGCCATG AAGAAGGGTGCACAGAGTTCGTGGATgtgaccaccctcacagtcagCACGGCAGCTGTGTCAGCCCTCCCACTCCTTGCCATCTTCCTCTGCT ATCACACGACTCAGGGGTGGCTGAAGGAACATGACTCCAGCTGGGCGGACAAGGAGAG GTCCACTGAAATGGCTCAGCCCAGCAGCAAGGATGCCGTTTCTACCTGTTAG